From one Catharus ustulatus isolate bCatUst1 chromosome 1, bCatUst1.pri.v2, whole genome shotgun sequence genomic stretch:
- the SLC25A38 gene encoding mitochondrial glycine transporter isoform X1, with translation MGRGHLFPLSWLLVHLMFRKLSHHRISRRFWNILPDKAEGPKTTNKTWSASEKIWKSFLCPKQLSLACGMHPVLKAFVCGSISGTCSTLLFQPLDLLKTRLQTLQPAVNGSGRAGMVTLLFRVVRTESILGLWKGVSASFARCIPGVGIYFSTLYMMKQKFLVDRSPTALESVFLGATARAVSGICMLPVTVVKTRYESGRFGYGSVYGALKDIYQTEGARGMFSGLTATLLRDAPFSGIYLMFYTQTKNLTPQDQLDPVLVPLLNFGCGIFAGILASLATQPADVIKTHMQLSPQKYHRTSQAIAFIYKDFGLIGFFRGGVPRALRRTLMAAMAWTVYEQMMEKMGLKS, from the exons ATGGGAAGAGGACACCTATTTCCTTTGTCGTGGCTGCTTGTACATTTGATGTTCAGGAAACTTTCTCACCATCGAATTTCAAGGAGGTTCTGGAACATTCTCCCAGATAAAGCAGAGGGaccaaaaaccacaaataaaactTGGTCAGCCTCAGAAAAGATCTGGAAAAGCTTCTTGTGCCCTAAGCAGCTGTCCTTAGCATGCGGG ATGCATCCAGTCCTAAAGGCCTTTGTGTGCGGCTCCATCAGTGGCACTTGTTCCACCCTCCTCTTCCAACCCCTTGACCTGCTGAAAACCCGCCTGCAGACTCTGCAGCCGGCTGTGAATGG GTCTGGTCGTGCTGGGATGGTAACGCTGCTCTTTAGGGTTGTTCGTACTGAGAGTATTCTGGGGCTCTGGAAAGGTGTCTCTGCA TCCTTTGCAAGATGTATTCCTGGGGTTGGGATTTACTTCAGCACTTTGTACATGATGAAGCAAAAGTTTCTTGTGGACCGTTCGCCCACAGCCCTGGAGTCTGTCTTTCTGGGTGCCACTGCTCGTGCAGTTTCTGGGATTTGCATGTTGCCAGTGACTGTAGTGAAGACCCGATATGAG AGTGGAAGATTTGGCTATGGGAGTGTGTATGGAGCCCTGAAGGATATCTATCAGACCGAAGGGGCTCGTGGCATGTTCAGTGGGCTCACGGCAACGCTGCTGCGGGATGCACCCTTCTCTGGCATCTACCTGATGTTCTACACACAGACCAAAAACCTGACACCTCAAG ACCAGCTGGATCCAGTGCTCGTGCCCTTGCTGAATTTTGGCTGTGGGATCTTTGCAGGAATCTTGGCCTCTCTGGCAACACAGCCTGCTGATGTCATCAAAACACACATGCAGCTGTCCCCCCAAAAGTACCACAGGACTAGCCAGGCCATTGCCTTTATCTACAAG gattttgggctgattGGCTTTTTCCGAGGTGGTGTGCCCCGAGCCCTCAGGCGCACTCTGATGGCAGCAATGGCATGGACGGTGTATGAACAGATGATGGAAAAAATGGGCTTGAAGTCCTGA
- the SLC25A38 gene encoding mitochondrial glycine transporter isoform X3, whose product MHPVLKAFVCGSISGTCSTLLFQPLDLLKTRLQTLQPAVNGSGRAGMVTLLFRVVRTESILGLWKGVSASFARCIPGVGIYFSTLYMMKQKFLVDRSPTALESVFLGATARAVSGICMLPVTVVKTRYESGRFGYGSVYGALKDIYQTEGARGMFSGLTATLLRDAPFSGIYLMFYTQTKNLTPQDQLDPVLVPLLNFGCGIFAGILASLATQPADVIKTHMQLSPQKYHRTSQAIAFIYKDFGLIGFFRGGVPRALRRTLMAAMAWTVYEQMMEKMGLKS is encoded by the exons ATGCATCCAGTCCTAAAGGCCTTTGTGTGCGGCTCCATCAGTGGCACTTGTTCCACCCTCCTCTTCCAACCCCTTGACCTGCTGAAAACCCGCCTGCAGACTCTGCAGCCGGCTGTGAATGG GTCTGGTCGTGCTGGGATGGTAACGCTGCTCTTTAGGGTTGTTCGTACTGAGAGTATTCTGGGGCTCTGGAAAGGTGTCTCTGCA TCCTTTGCAAGATGTATTCCTGGGGTTGGGATTTACTTCAGCACTTTGTACATGATGAAGCAAAAGTTTCTTGTGGACCGTTCGCCCACAGCCCTGGAGTCTGTCTTTCTGGGTGCCACTGCTCGTGCAGTTTCTGGGATTTGCATGTTGCCAGTGACTGTAGTGAAGACCCGATATGAG AGTGGAAGATTTGGCTATGGGAGTGTGTATGGAGCCCTGAAGGATATCTATCAGACCGAAGGGGCTCGTGGCATGTTCAGTGGGCTCACGGCAACGCTGCTGCGGGATGCACCCTTCTCTGGCATCTACCTGATGTTCTACACACAGACCAAAAACCTGACACCTCAAG ACCAGCTGGATCCAGTGCTCGTGCCCTTGCTGAATTTTGGCTGTGGGATCTTTGCAGGAATCTTGGCCTCTCTGGCAACACAGCCTGCTGATGTCATCAAAACACACATGCAGCTGTCCCCCCAAAAGTACCACAGGACTAGCCAGGCCATTGCCTTTATCTACAAG gattttgggctgattGGCTTTTTCCGAGGTGGTGTGCCCCGAGCCCTCAGGCGCACTCTGATGGCAGCAATGGCATGGACGGTGTATGAACAGATGATGGAAAAAATGGGCTTGAAGTCCTGA
- the SLC25A38 gene encoding mitochondrial glycine transporter isoform X2, whose protein sequence is MLWKASLPLLWAQDVDEQVKTLEIAMHPVLKAFVCGSISGTCSTLLFQPLDLLKTRLQTLQPAVNGSGRAGMVTLLFRVVRTESILGLWKGVSASFARCIPGVGIYFSTLYMMKQKFLVDRSPTALESVFLGATARAVSGICMLPVTVVKTRYESGRFGYGSVYGALKDIYQTEGARGMFSGLTATLLRDAPFSGIYLMFYTQTKNLTPQDQLDPVLVPLLNFGCGIFAGILASLATQPADVIKTHMQLSPQKYHRTSQAIAFIYKDFGLIGFFRGGVPRALRRTLMAAMAWTVYEQMMEKMGLKS, encoded by the exons ATGCATCCAGTCCTAAAGGCCTTTGTGTGCGGCTCCATCAGTGGCACTTGTTCCACCCTCCTCTTCCAACCCCTTGACCTGCTGAAAACCCGCCTGCAGACTCTGCAGCCGGCTGTGAATGG GTCTGGTCGTGCTGGGATGGTAACGCTGCTCTTTAGGGTTGTTCGTACTGAGAGTATTCTGGGGCTCTGGAAAGGTGTCTCTGCA TCCTTTGCAAGATGTATTCCTGGGGTTGGGATTTACTTCAGCACTTTGTACATGATGAAGCAAAAGTTTCTTGTGGACCGTTCGCCCACAGCCCTGGAGTCTGTCTTTCTGGGTGCCACTGCTCGTGCAGTTTCTGGGATTTGCATGTTGCCAGTGACTGTAGTGAAGACCCGATATGAG AGTGGAAGATTTGGCTATGGGAGTGTGTATGGAGCCCTGAAGGATATCTATCAGACCGAAGGGGCTCGTGGCATGTTCAGTGGGCTCACGGCAACGCTGCTGCGGGATGCACCCTTCTCTGGCATCTACCTGATGTTCTACACACAGACCAAAAACCTGACACCTCAAG ACCAGCTGGATCCAGTGCTCGTGCCCTTGCTGAATTTTGGCTGTGGGATCTTTGCAGGAATCTTGGCCTCTCTGGCAACACAGCCTGCTGATGTCATCAAAACACACATGCAGCTGTCCCCCCAAAAGTACCACAGGACTAGCCAGGCCATTGCCTTTATCTACAAG gattttgggctgattGGCTTTTTCCGAGGTGGTGTGCCCCGAGCCCTCAGGCGCACTCTGATGGCAGCAATGGCATGGACGGTGTATGAACAGATGATGGAAAAAATGGGCTTGAAGTCCTGA
- the RPSA gene encoding 40S ribosomal protein SA isoform X1 — translation MSGGLDVLQMKEEDVLKFLAAGTHLGGTNLDFQMEQYIYKRKSDGIYIINLKRTWEKLLLAARAIVAIENPADVSVISSRNTGQRAVLKFAAATGATPIAGRFTPGTFTNQIQAAFREPRLLVVTDPRADHQPLTEASYVNIPTIALCNTDSPLRYVDIAIPCNNKGAHSVGLMWWMLAREVLRMRGTISREHPWEVMPDLYFYRDPEEIEKEEQAAAEKAVTKEEFQTEWTAPAPEFTAPPQPEVADWSEGVQVPSVPIQQFPTGQFGEGSVGKGSVGWSWWKELGSTKCCCVCDCRGLECPACH, via the exons ATGTCCGGAGGCCTTGATGTCCTGCAGATGAAGGAGGAGGATGTCCTCAAATTCCTCGCTGCCGGGACCCATCTGGGAGGTACCAACCTCGACTTCCAGATGGAGCAGTACATCTACAAGAGGAAGAGCGATG GTATTTACATCATCAATCTGAAGAGGACCTGGGAAAAGCTGCTTCTGGCAGCTCGGGCCATTGTGGCCATTGAGAACCCAGCTGATGTGAGCGTCATTTCTTCCAGGAACACTGGACAG CGTGCAGTTCTGAAgtttgctgctgccactggggcTACTCCTATTGCTGGGCGTTTCACCCCTGGCACCTTCACAAACCAGATCCAAGCAGCTTTCCGTGAGCCGCGGCTCCTGGTGGTTACGGACCCCCGGGCTGATCATCAGCCGCTGACAGAGGCATCCTACGTCAACATCCCCACCATTGCCCTGTGCAACACCGACTCCCCGCTGCGCTACGTGGATATCGCCATTCCCTGCAATAACAAG gGAGCCCACTCAGTGGGCCTGATGTGGTGGATGCTGGCTCGGGAGGTCCTGCGCATGCGTGGCACCATCTCCCGTGAGCACCCGTGGGAAGTCATGCCCGACTTGTACTTCTACAGGGATCCCGAGGAG ATTGAAAAGGAGGAGCAGGCGGCTGCTGAGAAAGCAGTCACGAAGGAGGAATTCCAGACCGAAtggacagccccagcaccagaaTTCACTGCTCCTCCTCAGCCAGAGGTTGCAGATTGGTCTGAGGGAGTGCAGGTCCCATCTGTGCCCATTCAGCAGTTCCCCACAGGtcagtttggggaggggtctgtgGGAAAGGGTAGTGTGGGGTGGAGTTggtggaaggagctggggagcaCTAAGTGTTGTTGTGTTTGTGATTGCAGAGGACTGGAGTGCCCAGCCTGCCACTGA
- the RPSA gene encoding 40S ribosomal protein SA isoform X2: MSGGLDVLQMKEEDVLKFLAAGTHLGGTNLDFQMEQYIYKRKSDGIYIINLKRTWEKLLLAARAIVAIENPADVSVISSRNTGQRAVLKFAAATGATPIAGRFTPGTFTNQIQAAFREPRLLVVTDPRADHQPLTEASYVNIPTIALCNTDSPLRYVDIAIPCNNKGAHSVGLMWWMLAREVLRMRGTISREHPWEVMPDLYFYRDPEEIEKEEQAAAEKAVTKEEFQTEWTAPAPEFTAPPQPEVADWSEGVQVPSVPIQQFPTEDWSAQPATEDWSAAPTAQATEWVGTATEWS; the protein is encoded by the exons ATGTCCGGAGGCCTTGATGTCCTGCAGATGAAGGAGGAGGATGTCCTCAAATTCCTCGCTGCCGGGACCCATCTGGGAGGTACCAACCTCGACTTCCAGATGGAGCAGTACATCTACAAGAGGAAGAGCGATG GTATTTACATCATCAATCTGAAGAGGACCTGGGAAAAGCTGCTTCTGGCAGCTCGGGCCATTGTGGCCATTGAGAACCCAGCTGATGTGAGCGTCATTTCTTCCAGGAACACTGGACAG CGTGCAGTTCTGAAgtttgctgctgccactggggcTACTCCTATTGCTGGGCGTTTCACCCCTGGCACCTTCACAAACCAGATCCAAGCAGCTTTCCGTGAGCCGCGGCTCCTGGTGGTTACGGACCCCCGGGCTGATCATCAGCCGCTGACAGAGGCATCCTACGTCAACATCCCCACCATTGCCCTGTGCAACACCGACTCCCCGCTGCGCTACGTGGATATCGCCATTCCCTGCAATAACAAG gGAGCCCACTCAGTGGGCCTGATGTGGTGGATGCTGGCTCGGGAGGTCCTGCGCATGCGTGGCACCATCTCCCGTGAGCACCCGTGGGAAGTCATGCCCGACTTGTACTTCTACAGGGATCCCGAGGAG ATTGAAAAGGAGGAGCAGGCGGCTGCTGAGAAAGCAGTCACGAAGGAGGAATTCCAGACCGAAtggacagccccagcaccagaaTTCACTGCTCCTCCTCAGCCAGAGGTTGCAGATTGGTCTGAGGGAGTGCAGGTCCCATCTGTGCCCATTCAGCAGTTCCCCACAG AGGACTGGAGTGCCCAGCCTGCCACTGAGGACTGGTCAGCAGCTCCCACGGCCCAGGCTACTGAATGGGTTGGCACTGCCACAGAATGGTCTTAA